The following proteins are co-located in the Haloarcula rubripromontorii genome:
- a CDS encoding DUF5305 family protein, whose translation MGLLGRETRRTVVDNYELVLICLVAIAATGGYLTYTGHVAPGTDTTTRQVSSWQSSGSFSHNATVRNGTSAFPEGEVLEDQPVYLRKVAPVLDGAFAYTYSASNESDVTASADVFVQYRSVESTQNGELVYWEVERPLTQDTERSLAADERMSVPFSLNVSRAAETVRRIDLEHGQTSGRLEIAVISQVALSGTRNGQSVDTVRTYRLPIIPSQNSYRVENAGPVTNSGEQTVETQVEKSYGPLWTLGGPALLLGGLGCAAALVYGRTTDYLTLTDAERRWLVYRSAREEYDEWITVGRADPVDDDIWTTSVDSLVGLVDIAIDTDERIIESDSDSALIVYTGDRLFQYEPPPEPGAAVTAGDSDAESSD comes from the coding sequence ATGGGGTTGTTGGGACGGGAAACACGGCGAACAGTCGTCGACAACTACGAACTGGTACTGATTTGTCTGGTTGCCATCGCTGCGACTGGGGGATATCTCACGTATACGGGGCATGTTGCTCCGGGAACGGACACAACCACGCGACAGGTGTCGTCGTGGCAATCGTCTGGGTCGTTTTCCCACAATGCGACAGTTCGCAACGGTACCTCAGCGTTTCCTGAGGGTGAAGTGCTTGAAGACCAGCCCGTATATCTCCGAAAGGTCGCTCCCGTACTGGACGGCGCGTTCGCATACACGTACAGCGCTAGCAACGAAAGCGACGTCACCGCCTCGGCTGACGTATTCGTCCAGTATCGATCCGTCGAATCGACGCAAAACGGAGAGCTCGTTTACTGGGAGGTAGAACGCCCACTGACACAAGACACTGAGCGCTCGCTGGCTGCGGACGAGCGTATGTCCGTTCCGTTCTCGCTGAATGTTAGTCGCGCAGCTGAAACTGTTCGGCGTATCGATTTGGAGCACGGCCAGACATCCGGCCGACTGGAGATAGCGGTGATCTCTCAGGTTGCTCTCTCGGGAACACGGAACGGGCAGTCGGTCGACACAGTTCGCACGTACCGCCTCCCGATTATTCCGAGCCAGAACAGTTATCGTGTCGAAAACGCCGGCCCGGTGACGAACAGTGGTGAGCAAACTGTCGAAACACAGGTAGAGAAGAGCTACGGACCGCTCTGGACGCTCGGTGGCCCAGCACTTCTCCTTGGTGGCCTTGGTTGTGCTGCTGCCCTCGTCTACGGGCGCACGACCGACTATCTCACACTAACTGACGCCGAGCGCCGGTGGCTCGTATACAGGTCTGCCCGCGAGGAGTACGACGAGTGGATAACCGTCGGCCGGGCTGATCCAGTCGACGACGATATCTGGACGACTTCCGTCGATTCGCTTGTCGGTCTCGTGGATATTGCAATCGACACGGATGAGCGTATCATCGAGTCCGATAGTGATTCTGCTCTCATCGTGTACACAGGCGACCGACTGTTCCAGTACGAACCTCCGCCAGAGCCCGGGGCTGCTGTCACTGCTGGAGATAGTGACGCTGAATCGTCGGACTGA
- a CDS encoding IS4-like element ISHma1 family transposase yields the protein MRRLTTLFPSEFLEEHAEELGVVEREGKLQIPVLVWALVFGFAAGESRTLAGFRRCYNATADEPISSGGFYHRLTPLLAEYLRDLVERGLDEVAVPDAVDADIDRFRDVMIADGTVLRLHEFLSDEFQARHEEQAGAKLHLLHNATDQTIERIDVTDEKTHDSALFKTGSWLQGRLVLFDRAYFKYRRFALIDENDGYFVSRLKQNANPVITAELREWRGRAIPLEGKQIHDVVDDLSRKYIDVEVEAEFKRGQYEGTRSLDTKRFRVVGVRNEDADDYHLYITNLPREEFLPADLATLYRCRWEVETLFRELKTQYELDEFDTNNPDVVKILLYAALLSLLVSRELLDLVTEQADDEIVFPPERWAATFRSHAQLILHELGEYLGYSPPPLLERLIEDAQKIHQQRPILQETLATATQPRCES from the coding sequence ATGCGTCGGCTCACTACACTGTTTCCCTCTGAGTTCCTCGAAGAGCACGCCGAGGAACTCGGCGTGGTCGAGCGAGAGGGTAAGCTCCAGATTCCTGTCCTCGTGTGGGCGCTCGTGTTCGGCTTCGCCGCAGGCGAGAGCCGAACACTCGCTGGGTTTAGACGCTGCTACAACGCTACAGCTGACGAACCGATCTCTTCTGGCGGCTTCTATCACCGGTTGACACCGTTACTCGCAGAGTATCTCCGCGACCTCGTCGAGCGCGGCCTCGACGAAGTCGCTGTCCCTGATGCTGTTGATGCTGATATCGACCGGTTCAGGGACGTGATGATCGCTGATGGAACGGTGTTGCGGTTGCACGAGTTTCTTTCTGATGAGTTTCAAGCCCGCCACGAGGAGCAGGCTGGAGCGAAGCTCCACCTGCTCCACAACGCTACCGACCAGACCATAGAACGGATCGATGTGACTGATGAGAAAACGCACGACAGCGCGCTATTCAAGACAGGATCGTGGCTGCAAGGACGACTGGTTCTGTTTGATCGAGCGTACTTCAAATACCGCCGCTTTGCGTTGATCGACGAGAACGACGGCTACTTCGTGAGTCGGCTGAAGCAGAACGCAAATCCGGTGATAACGGCGGAATTACGGGAATGGCGCGGCCGCGCCATTCCCTTGGAGGGCAAACAGATCCACGATGTGGTCGATGATCTCTCGCGGAAGTACATCGACGTAGAGGTGGAAGCGGAGTTCAAGCGTGGCCAGTACGAGGGAACCCGGTCGCTGGACACGAAGCGATTTCGCGTCGTCGGCGTCCGCAACGAGGACGCCGACGACTACCACCTATACATCACGAATCTACCGAGAGAGGAGTTTCTCCCGGCGGATCTAGCGACGCTGTATCGGTGTCGATGGGAAGTAGAAACGTTGTTCCGTGAGTTGAAGACGCAGTACGAACTGGACGAATTCGACACGAACAACCCTGATGTCGTGAAGATTCTACTGTACGCAGCGTTGCTGTCACTGCTGGTGAGTCGTGAGTTGTTGGATCTGGTCACTGAGCAGGCCGACGATGAGATCGTGTTTCCGCCGGAACGCTGGGCGGCGACCTTCCGGTCGCACGCCCAGCTCATCCTTCACGAACTCGGTGAGTACCTCGGTTACTCGCCACCGCCGTTGTTGGAGCGGCTAATCGAAGATGCCCAGAAAATCCACCAACAACGACCGATCTTACAAGAGACGCTCGCTACCGCTACACAACCGAGGTGTGAGTCTTAG
- a CDS encoding restriction endonuclease subunit S, whose amino-acid sequence MSEEVGLDERLDDSEDEQGQKWREVRLEDVSRKRSENVDPQEVDLDMHVGLEHIDPNTPYPEWEPVGGLSSTKRRFEAGDILFAKLRPNLEKSAQPDFEGVASTDIFPIVAEEGINAKYLLYRLSSKPAYDYARRTSAGTRMPRTSWNLFSNFEFDLSPLEEQRRIATVLHNVDQAIQKTKGIIEQTKSVRDGLRQNVFSQGIRPDGRFRNLDGSELKETRIGKIPPSWRFLRLDEVCSDVVDCLNTTPEYSDDGIRVILTSEIEEGRYNPEESPYVSEEVYEDRIRRIEPKPDDVVFTREAPIGEAFKIPEGERLCLGQRTMQLRPEAGVLNSHYLLELLYSEKMQSWYRRVAVGSTTKHMRVEDVEGMKIPVPPIDEQEQIAALLGSYREYVEANMEHSAQLKRLKEGLMQDLLSGTVRTADTNIEVPEEIAQHG is encoded by the coding sequence ATGAGTGAGGAAGTCGGACTGGACGAGAGACTGGATGATTCAGAGGACGAACAGGGACAGAAGTGGCGAGAGGTGCGGCTTGAAGATGTATCTCGAAAGCGGTCGGAGAACGTTGACCCGCAGGAAGTGGACTTGGATATGCATGTTGGACTCGAACATATCGACCCCAACACGCCGTACCCGGAGTGGGAACCGGTTGGCGGCCTATCAAGCACTAAACGACGTTTCGAGGCCGGAGATATTCTGTTCGCAAAACTCCGGCCCAACCTTGAGAAATCCGCACAGCCCGATTTCGAGGGCGTTGCTTCGACTGACATATTCCCAATCGTCGCGGAAGAGGGTATCAACGCAAAGTACCTGCTGTACCGATTGAGTTCAAAACCAGCCTACGATTACGCCCGACGTACCTCGGCTGGTACCCGTATGCCACGTACCTCATGGAACCTCTTCAGTAACTTTGAGTTTGACCTTTCACCGCTTGAGGAACAACGCCGAATCGCCACCGTCCTTCACAACGTTGACCAAGCGATTCAGAAGACCAAGGGAATCATCGAACAAACAAAATCGGTGAGGGATGGACTAAGACAAAACGTGTTCTCTCAGGGTATCCGGCCTGATGGTAGATTCCGAAATTTAGATGGAAGCGAATTAAAAGAAACTCGGATTGGAAAAATCCCACCGAGTTGGCGTTTCCTCCGGCTTGATGAGGTTTGTTCAGATGTAGTTGATTGCTTAAATACCACGCCAGAATATTCCGATGATGGGATACGAGTGATTCTAACCTCAGAAATTGAGGAAGGGAGATACAATCCCGAAGAGTCGCCCTATGTCTCAGAGGAAGTGTATGAAGACCGGATTAGACGAATTGAGCCAAAACCGGACGACGTAGTTTTCACGCGTGAAGCACCAATCGGGGAAGCGTTCAAAATCCCTGAGGGAGAACGCTTGTGTCTCGGTCAACGTACAATGCAACTCCGTCCGGAAGCCGGAGTATTAAATTCGCACTATCTGTTAGAACTATTATACTCCGAGAAAATGCAGAGTTGGTATCGAAGAGTAGCAGTTGGTTCCACTACCAAACATATGCGTGTGGAAGATGTTGAGGGAATGAAAATCCCTGTTCCACCCATTGACGAGCAAGAGCAAATTGCCGCCTTGTTGGGTAGCTATCGTGAATATGTGGAAGCAAATATGGAACATTCTGCTCAACTCAAGCGATTGAAAGAAGGCCTCATGCAAGACCTGCTGTCGGGAACAGTCAGAACGGCCGACACGAATATCGAGGTACCGGAGGAAATCGCACAGCATGGCTGA
- a CDS encoding DUF7344 domain-containing protein — protein MGQVGVSRTEKRQLSRDDVYDILSNQRRRYALHAIKQENERAELSDLAEQVAAWENDKCIQDITSTERHRVYTSMQQTHLPTLERAGVITHDNGTVTLTDTADSLDVYLDVVPGDSIPWAEYYLGLAAVSLALVVAIWVGVFPPSIPSLVWPTVITLLFLVSAAYHVKETRRLQLGAADKPPELLE, from the coding sequence ATGGGACAGGTGGGGGTTAGCCGGACGGAAAAGCGACAGCTATCGCGTGATGACGTATACGACATATTAAGCAATCAACGACGTCGGTACGCTTTGCACGCAATAAAGCAAGAGAACGAGCGTGCTGAACTCTCTGACCTTGCCGAGCAGGTCGCTGCGTGGGAAAACGACAAGTGTATTCAGGATATCACGTCCACGGAGCGACACCGCGTGTACACGTCGATGCAACAGACACATCTCCCGACGCTTGAACGCGCAGGAGTCATCACGCACGACAACGGCACGGTGACGCTGACCGATACTGCTGATAGCCTCGACGTGTACCTCGATGTTGTGCCGGGGGATTCGATACCGTGGGCGGAGTACTATCTCGGACTCGCTGCTGTCTCGCTGGCGCTTGTCGTCGCTATCTGGGTCGGTGTCTTCCCACCGTCTATTCCGTCGCTCGTGTGGCCGACAGTGATTACGTTGCTATTCCTGGTCTCTGCGGCGTACCACGTCAAGGAGACTCGCCGGCTCCAACTCGGGGCAGCCGATAAGCCACCGGAGCTGCTGGAATGA
- a CDS encoding signal peptidase I has translation MLRQSVEDAFTLLAVLVVLSLVIGQLLGQPILLGYVTSGSMSPTLNTGDAFVAVPAPVAGEVEPGDVIVFEAVELQGGGLTTHRVVAETEEGYITKGDNNPFRDQSGGEPVVTDDRVVATALQVNGQVVRLPGLGTAISSARTAAESGLVLVGGASNSDLTSGQGLSGLFISVGLGLFLLVFVDSVRASEERTRDRTRSRDGDAINGWTIILALAVLILVPANAAMIAPSGTHSVTIDSTSEDVTPGEPVESEFTAENGGLVTMLIVLESADPDAAMDRNRLVVQRGGSATATLSVTAPPPGEQATVTVEEHRYFLLAPPGVIAGLHRIHPLVAIGAFNFLVLGSLAAAVGATFGFGTARKRSRNRSVPLKRQIRRLLGRE, from the coding sequence ATGCTGCGGCAGTCCGTCGAGGACGCGTTCACCCTGCTTGCTGTCCTCGTCGTCCTCTCTCTCGTTATCGGACAACTCCTCGGACAGCCGATCTTGCTTGGGTACGTGACATCCGGAAGTATGTCGCCGACGCTGAATACGGGTGACGCGTTTGTCGCCGTTCCTGCCCCCGTCGCTGGCGAAGTTGAGCCGGGGGACGTCATTGTGTTCGAAGCGGTTGAGCTACAGGGCGGCGGACTGACCACACACCGGGTTGTCGCAGAGACCGAAGAGGGGTACATCACGAAAGGAGACAACAACCCGTTCAGAGACCAGAGCGGCGGCGAACCGGTCGTCACTGACGACCGCGTCGTCGCGACAGCACTGCAGGTCAACGGACAGGTCGTCCGCCTCCCCGGCCTCGGGACCGCAATCAGCTCTGCTCGAACGGCGGCTGAAAGTGGATTGGTATTGGTTGGCGGCGCAAGCAACAGCGACCTGACGAGCGGGCAGGGGCTCAGTGGTCTGTTCATCTCTGTCGGCCTCGGGCTGTTTCTACTCGTCTTCGTCGACAGCGTCCGGGCCAGTGAGGAACGAACCAGAGACCGGACCCGGTCGCGCGATGGGGACGCGATCAACGGCTGGACGATCATACTCGCACTGGCAGTGTTGATTCTCGTTCCGGCAAACGCCGCGATGATCGCTCCGAGCGGCACACACAGCGTCACCATCGATAGTACGAGCGAAGATGTCACACCGGGCGAACCTGTCGAGAGCGAATTCACTGCCGAAAACGGCGGGCTGGTGACGATGCTCATCGTCCTCGAATCCGCAGACCCGGACGCGGCGATGGACCGTAACCGGCTTGTTGTCCAGCGCGGTGGGTCCGCAACGGCAACGCTGTCGGTGACCGCCCCACCGCCCGGCGAACAGGCGACCGTGACCGTCGAAGAGCATCGGTACTTTCTGTTAGCACCGCCGGGCGTCATCGCGGGACTGCACCGAATTCACCCGCTGGTGGCCATCGGAGCGTTCAATTTCCTAGTTCTGGGCAGCCTTGCAGCAGCAGTCGGGGCGACCTTCGGGTTCGGAACGGCGCGCAAGCGAAGCCGGAACCGATCGGTCCCACTGAAGCGGCAGATACGTCGCCTGCTCGGGCGTGAGTGA
- a CDS encoding LamG domain-containing protein, whose protein sequence is MSKKWTRRSALAFIASGAGLLAADTAGVTTIDAKRSSNLGTASDSDALLGVDIGSVSGVDGQQVTLATLTNNFDQQLTSISVSSGSAPPFEAIQTPNRLLPGESGDVTATLSCDSEGTTTAALDITATGPDKRVELSRPLSVECRDPRVSWWHFEDVSSTDIPDAWAAGNDGEREFRPGGGSDLFFEPDVATSQQGRGEVLNFDGDDVVTVPDDETLDLTDDFSLSAWVFPRTQGGLTRLFSKWNSRGDDSYQFGFGGGWQGSDDRELLIETTDEYKLTGVSLTENQWVHVVWTHGSQDKVYVNGTQKGPTFSLPDAQASTQPLRLGSGLNPGGNAIYGFNGGMDEPKIYDAALTADQVSNLYSSSTAGAGGGGGNITG, encoded by the coding sequence ATGAGCAAAAAGTGGACCCGGCGCAGCGCACTCGCGTTCATCGCCAGCGGTGCAGGCCTGCTTGCTGCCGACACAGCAGGTGTCACTACAATTGACGCAAAGCGGTCCAGTAACCTGGGGACGGCCAGTGACAGTGATGCGCTGCTTGGCGTCGACATCGGCTCGGTCAGTGGTGTGGACGGCCAGCAGGTGACACTGGCAACGCTCACCAACAATTTCGACCAGCAACTCACGAGTATTAGCGTCAGTTCAGGTTCCGCTCCCCCGTTCGAGGCTATCCAGACACCGAACAGGCTTCTGCCGGGCGAGAGCGGCGATGTCACAGCGACGCTTTCCTGTGATTCAGAAGGGACGACCACTGCCGCTCTTGACATCACTGCGACCGGTCCCGACAAGCGTGTCGAGTTGAGCCGGCCGCTCTCAGTCGAGTGCCGCGACCCACGAGTGTCATGGTGGCACTTTGAGGACGTTAGCAGCACAGATATTCCGGATGCATGGGCTGCTGGCAACGACGGTGAGCGTGAGTTTCGTCCTGGCGGAGGCTCGGACCTCTTTTTTGAACCCGACGTAGCGACATCACAGCAGGGCCGCGGCGAAGTGCTGAACTTCGATGGCGACGATGTTGTTACCGTTCCCGACGACGAGACGCTCGACCTGACCGACGACTTCTCGCTCTCTGCCTGGGTATTCCCCCGAACCCAGGGCGGCCTCACACGACTGTTCAGCAAATGGAACTCCCGTGGCGACGATAGCTACCAATTCGGGTTCGGTGGCGGTTGGCAGGGCTCTGATGACAGGGAACTGCTCATCGAGACCACCGACGAATACAAGCTCACGGGTGTCTCACTGACGGAGAACCAGTGGGTACACGTTGTCTGGACCCACGGTTCACAGGACAAGGTGTACGTCAATGGGACTCAGAAGGGGCCGACGTTTTCACTCCCCGACGCGCAGGCGTCCACGCAACCGCTTCGACTCGGCTCAGGACTCAATCCTGGCGGGAACGCTATCTATGGATTCAACGGTGGCATGGACGAACCCAAAATATACGACGCCGCACTCACTGCCGACCAGGTGAGCAATCTCTACAGTTCAAGCACAGCAGGTGCAGGCGGTGGTGGCGGCAATATCACCGGCTAA